In Oncorhynchus mykiss isolate Arlee chromosome 1, USDA_OmykA_1.1, whole genome shotgun sequence, the following proteins share a genomic window:
- the LOC110530572 gene encoding cysteine-rich protein 3 isoform X2, protein MTSRCPRCTKDVFFAEKVSSLGKNWHRFCLKCKRCNKTLSAGNHAEHDGLPYCHKPCYGTLFGPKGVNIGGVGSYIYETPQPTFDCPSEGSPTTPWTTMQVTWNQPKVLPPPTRTFAGETSLCPGCEKVVYFEKVMSLGRNWHRPCLRCERCKKTLTSGGHAEHEGIPYCHVPCYGILYGPKGVNIGNVGCYIYEKEGMAQTEIPSQS, encoded by the exons ATGACTTCGAGGTGCCCCAGATGCACAAAAGATGTGTTTTTTG CTGAGAAAGTGAGCTCGCTGGGGAAGAACTGGCACCGGTTCTGCCTGAAATGCAAACGCTGTAACAAAACCCTGTCGGCTGGCAACCACGCTGAG CATGATGGACTGCCCTACTGTCACAAACCATGCTACGGAACTCTCTTTGGACCCAAAG gtgtgAACATCGGAGGGGTAGGCTCCTACATCTACGAGACTCCTCAACCCACCTTCGACTGCCCCTCCGAGGGATCCCCCACCACACCATGGACCACCATGCAGGTCACCTGGAACCAGCCCAAAG TTCTTCCCCCTCCAACCAGGACATTTGCTGGAGAGACCTCACTCTGTCCTGGCTGTGAGAAAGTGGTCTATTTCG AGAAGGTGATGTCCCTGGGTAGGAACTGGCACAGACCGTGCCTGCGCTGTGAGAGGTGTAAGAAGACactgacctctggtggacatgcTGAG CATGAAGGGATACCTTACTGCCATGTCCCTTGCTACGGCATCCTGTATGGACCAAAAGGAGTGAACATTGGCAACGTGGGCTGTTACATCTACGAGAAAGAAGGCATGGCGCAAACTGAAATACCCAGCCAGTCCTAG
- the LOC110530572 gene encoding cysteine-rich protein 3 isoform X1, which yields MTSRCPRCTKDVFFAEKVSSLGKNWHRFCLKCKRCNKTLSAGNHAEHDGLPYCHKPCYGTLFGPKGVNIGGVGSYIYETPQPTFDCPSEGSPTTPWTTMQVTWNQPKVLPPPTRTFAGETSLCPGCEKVVYFAEKVMSLGRNWHRPCLRCERCKKTLTSGGHAEHEGIPYCHVPCYGILYGPKGVNIGNVGCYIYEKEGMAQTEIPSQS from the exons ATGACTTCGAGGTGCCCCAGATGCACAAAAGATGTGTTTTTTG CTGAGAAAGTGAGCTCGCTGGGGAAGAACTGGCACCGGTTCTGCCTGAAATGCAAACGCTGTAACAAAACCCTGTCGGCTGGCAACCACGCTGAG CATGATGGACTGCCCTACTGTCACAAACCATGCTACGGAACTCTCTTTGGACCCAAAG gtgtgAACATCGGAGGGGTAGGCTCCTACATCTACGAGACTCCTCAACCCACCTTCGACTGCCCCTCCGAGGGATCCCCCACCACACCATGGACCACCATGCAGGTCACCTGGAACCAGCCCAAAG TTCTTCCCCCTCCAACCAGGACATTTGCTGGAGAGACCTCACTCTGTCCTGGCTGTGAGAAAGTGGTCTATTTCG CAGAGAAGGTGATGTCCCTGGGTAGGAACTGGCACAGACCGTGCCTGCGCTGTGAGAGGTGTAAGAAGACactgacctctggtggacatgcTGAG CATGAAGGGATACCTTACTGCCATGTCCCTTGCTACGGCATCCTGTATGGACCAAAAGGAGTGAACATTGGCAACGTGGGCTGTTACATCTACGAGAAAGAAGGCATGGCGCAAACTGAAATACCCAGCCAGTCCTAG